Proteins encoded in a region of the Pseudomonas syringae KCTC 12500 genome:
- a CDS encoding heavy metal translocating P-type ATPase: protein MPDTTTFDLPISGMTCASCAGRVERALAKVPGVNSVTVNLANERAHVGTAAHTDPQTLIDAVSRAGYGATLSQDRHAEADQKARHLHYERWALLLAILLALPLILPMLLSPLGVHWMLPAWLQFALATPVQFILGARFYVAAWKAVRAGAGNMDLLVAIGTSAGYGLSVYQWLHAAPGTTPHLYFEASAVVIALVLLGKYLESRAKRQTASAIRALEALRPERALRVVDGLEQDVAISALQLDDRVLVKPGERFPVDGEVVEGRSHADEALITGESLPVVKQPGDKVTGGAINGEGQLLIRTTALGAETVLARIIRLVEDAQAGKAPIQKLVDKVSQVFVPTVLVIALFTLAGWLLVGASLEVALINAVAVLVIACPCSLGLATPTAIMAGTGVAARYGILIKDAEALERAHEVDAVVFDKTGTLTSGTPRITNMSAVLGNEEHLLQLAGALQRGSEHPLARAVLDVCHEWQLTPDAAQNSRVLSGRGIAGTVEGLELALGNRRLLEESGLPMGDLAESARIWEAEGRTLSWLIEQAPEPKVIGMFAFGDTLKPGTDQAIKALNARGISSHLLTGDNRGSAQVVARALGINDVHAEVLPADKAATVTQLKSHHVVAMVGDGINDAPALAAADVGIAMGGGTDVAMHAAGITLMRGDPRLVPAALDISRRTYAKIRQNLFWAFVYNLIGIPLAALGYLNPVLAGAAMALSSVSVVSNALLLKTWKPRDLEDAP from the coding sequence ATGCCAGACACCACCACCTTCGACCTGCCGATCAGCGGCATGACCTGCGCCAGTTGCGCAGGTCGGGTCGAGCGTGCCTTGGCCAAAGTACCGGGAGTCAACAGCGTGACGGTCAACCTGGCCAATGAACGCGCCCATGTAGGCACCGCGGCGCACACCGATCCGCAAACCCTGATCGACGCCGTCAGCCGTGCCGGTTATGGCGCCACCCTGAGCCAGGATCGTCACGCAGAAGCCGACCAGAAAGCCCGTCACCTGCACTACGAACGATGGGCCTTGCTGCTGGCCATCCTGCTGGCGCTGCCGTTGATCCTGCCGATGTTGCTGTCACCGCTGGGCGTGCACTGGATGCTGCCTGCATGGTTGCAATTTGCGCTGGCGACGCCGGTGCAGTTCATACTTGGCGCACGCTTTTACGTGGCCGCCTGGAAAGCCGTGCGCGCAGGTGCCGGCAATATGGACCTGCTGGTTGCCATCGGTACCAGCGCCGGCTACGGCCTGAGCGTCTATCAATGGCTGCACGCTGCGCCCGGAACGACGCCGCACTTGTACTTCGAAGCATCGGCGGTGGTGATCGCGCTGGTGCTGTTGGGCAAATACCTGGAAAGCCGCGCCAAGCGCCAGACCGCCAGTGCCATCCGCGCCCTTGAAGCACTGCGCCCGGAGCGCGCCCTGCGGGTGGTCGACGGCCTTGAACAGGACGTGGCGATCAGCGCGCTGCAGCTCGATGATCGGGTGCTGGTCAAACCCGGCGAACGTTTTCCGGTGGACGGCGAAGTGGTTGAAGGCCGCAGCCATGCCGACGAAGCGCTGATCACCGGTGAAAGCCTGCCGGTGGTCAAGCAACCGGGCGACAAGGTCACCGGTGGGGCAATTAATGGCGAAGGCCAGTTGCTGATCAGGACCACGGCGCTGGGCGCGGAAACGGTGCTGGCGCGCATCATTCGTCTGGTCGAAGACGCACAGGCAGGCAAGGCTCCAATCCAGAAACTGGTGGATAAAGTCAGCCAGGTGTTCGTGCCCACCGTGTTGGTGATTGCCTTATTCACACTGGCCGGCTGGCTGCTGGTCGGTGCTTCGCTTGAAGTCGCGCTGATCAATGCCGTCGCCGTACTGGTGATCGCCTGCCCTTGCTCTCTGGGCCTTGCGACTCCGACAGCGATCATGGCCGGGACCGGCGTGGCAGCGCGTTACGGCATTCTGATCAAGGACGCCGAGGCACTGGAACGGGCTCACGAGGTCGATGCAGTGGTGTTCGACAAGACCGGCACGCTGACTTCGGGCACGCCGCGTATCACCAACATGAGCGCGGTGCTGGGCAATGAAGAACACCTCCTGCAACTGGCGGGCGCGCTGCAACGCGGCAGTGAACACCCCTTGGCCAGAGCGGTGCTGGATGTCTGTCATGAATGGCAACTCACGCCTGATGCCGCGCAAAACAGCCGCGTCCTGAGCGGCCGGGGCATCGCTGGCACCGTTGAGGGCCTTGAGCTGGCGTTGGGCAATCGACGTTTGCTGGAGGAAAGCGGCCTGCCAATGGGCGATCTGGCCGAGTCCGCGCGCATCTGGGAAGCCGAGGGGCGCACGCTGTCCTGGCTCATCGAGCAGGCTCCGGAGCCAAAGGTGATCGGTATGTTTGCCTTTGGTGACACGCTCAAGCCCGGAACCGATCAGGCGATCAAAGCGCTGAATGCGCGGGGCATCAGCAGCCATCTGTTGACCGGCGATAACCGTGGCAGTGCTCAGGTGGTTGCCAGGGCACTGGGGATAAACGACGTGCATGCCGAAGTACTGCCTGCCGACAAGGCGGCCACTGTCACTCAACTGAAAAGCCACCATGTGGTGGCGATGGTCGGTGACGGCATCAACGATGCCCCGGCGCTGGCGGCAGCGGATGTCGGTATCGCGATGGGCGGCGGGACCGATGTCGCCATGCATGCAGCGGGTATCACCCTGATGCGCGGCGACCCGCGACTGGTTCCGGCGGCGCTGGACATCAGCCGAAGGACCTACGCGAAAATCCGCCAGAACCTGTTCTGGGCGTTCGTCTACAACTTGATCGGCATTCCGCTCGCGGCGCTGGGCTATCTCAATCCGGTATTGGCGGGCGCGGCCATGGCGCTGTCGAGTGTCAGCGTGGTGAGCAACGCGCTGCTGCTGAAAACCTGGAAACCCCGCGACCTGGAGGACGCACCATGA
- a CDS encoding LysR family transcriptional regulator, with protein sequence MLRFDDLQLFVRAADLGSLSAAARVMDMSAAVASAALKRIERQLGTRLLARSTRSLRLTAEGEGFLEYARAALGSLEEGRRLLASSQDRCEGVLQLSAPSDLGRNVLLPWLDEFQQQHPQLTVRLLLGDRIADLFRQPVDVALRYGEPEDSSLVALPVLPDNRRVLCAAPSYLQRHGEPHQVEQLAQHNCLLFMLGDRVHDRWTLNDGKREISLTVSGNRFSDDADVVRRWAVAGEGVAYKSWLDVAADVRAGHLKVLMPDLIGERAPLNLLCAHRAQLSKPVILLLEMLRSRCKQHAVSLSSASVF encoded by the coding sequence ATGCTGCGTTTTGATGACTTGCAGTTGTTCGTACGTGCGGCGGATCTGGGCAGCCTTTCTGCCGCAGCGCGGGTCATGGACATGTCTGCGGCGGTAGCCAGCGCGGCGCTCAAGCGTATCGAACGGCAGCTGGGGACGCGCTTGCTGGCCCGTTCGACGCGCAGCCTGCGCCTGACTGCCGAAGGCGAGGGGTTTCTGGAATACGCGCGTGCTGCACTGGGCAGCCTCGAGGAGGGGCGGCGCTTGCTGGCCAGCAGCCAGGACCGTTGCGAGGGCGTGCTGCAACTTTCGGCACCTTCGGATCTGGGGCGCAACGTGCTGTTGCCGTGGCTCGACGAATTTCAACAGCAGCACCCGCAACTGACTGTGCGTCTGCTGCTGGGTGATCGTATTGCCGATCTGTTCCGCCAGCCTGTCGACGTGGCGCTGCGCTACGGCGAGCCGGAAGATTCCAGCCTGGTCGCCCTGCCGGTGTTGCCTGACAACCGCCGGGTATTGTGTGCGGCGCCGAGTTACCTGCAGCGTCATGGCGAGCCGCATCAGGTCGAGCAACTGGCGCAGCATAACTGCCTGCTGTTCATGCTCGGCGATCGCGTTCATGACCGCTGGACGCTGAACGACGGCAAGCGCGAAATCAGTCTGACGGTCAGCGGCAACCGGTTCAGCGACGATGCCGACGTCGTGCGCCGCTGGGCGGTTGCGGGCGAAGGTGTGGCGTACAAATCCTGGCTGGACGTGGCCGCAGATGTGCGGGCCGGGCACCTGAAAGTATTGATGCCTGACCTGATCGGGGAGCGTGCGCCATTGAACCTGTTGTGCGCGCATCGTGCGCAACTCAGCAAGCCTGTCATTCTGTTACTGGAAATGCTCAGGTCACGGTGTAAGCAACATGCTGTAAGTCTGTCGTCCGCGAGCGTGTTTTAA
- a CDS encoding bile acid:sodium symporter family protein, giving the protein MQSLKHFKRVATDWFLWGMVLATVLAYFFPRFGATGGNMHAEYVIKVGVFVVFFLHGVNLSSEQIKKGLTNWRLHVMIQVFTFVVFPLIWLACNKLLGSQVPALLMLGFLYLCALPSTISSSVALTGSAGGNVPAAILNASMSSVIGIFITPWLVSLVVGTGAGGIDLGDTLLDLCAMLLLPLVLGQLMRPLLGKFFARHKKYTNLIDKLVILLLVYAAFCNSMISGMWQSQGNSVILTAFIGTALLLAVILLMTTRTARVLKFDHADKVAAVFCATKKSLAAGAPMAALIFGSNPGLGLILLPIMIYHPMQLIVCSIIAESYASRHRQQLSAAALEEAQAA; this is encoded by the coding sequence ATGCAATCACTCAAACACTTCAAACGCGTCGCCACCGACTGGTTCCTCTGGGGCATGGTCCTGGCGACGGTGCTGGCCTACTTCTTTCCGCGTTTCGGCGCTACCGGCGGCAACATGCACGCTGAATACGTCATCAAGGTCGGCGTGTTCGTGGTGTTCTTTCTGCATGGCGTGAACCTGTCCAGCGAGCAGATCAAGAAAGGCCTGACCAACTGGCGTCTGCACGTGATGATCCAGGTCTTCACGTTCGTGGTGTTCCCGCTGATCTGGCTGGCGTGCAACAAGCTGCTGGGCTCACAGGTGCCGGCGCTGCTGATGCTGGGCTTCCTTTACCTGTGCGCCCTGCCCTCGACCATTTCCTCCTCGGTGGCGCTGACCGGCAGCGCAGGCGGCAATGTCCCGGCAGCGATTCTCAACGCCAGCATGTCCAGCGTCATCGGGATTTTTATCACCCCGTGGCTGGTCAGCCTGGTGGTCGGCACCGGCGCTGGCGGGATCGATCTGGGCGATACGCTGCTCGACCTGTGCGCCATGCTCCTGCTGCCACTGGTGCTTGGCCAGTTAATGCGGCCGTTGCTGGGCAAGTTCTTCGCCCGTCACAAGAAATACACCAACCTGATCGACAAGCTGGTGATTCTGCTGCTGGTGTATGCGGCGTTCTGCAACTCGATGATCTCCGGCATGTGGCAAAGCCAGGGCAACAGCGTGATCCTGACGGCGTTCATCGGCACCGCGCTGCTGCTGGCGGTGATCCTGTTGATGACGACCCGCACGGCGCGGGTGCTCAAGTTCGATCATGCCGACAAGGTCGCGGCGGTGTTCTGCGCCACCAAGAAGTCCCTCGCTGCGGGCGCGCCGATGGCCGCACTGATTTTCGGCAGCAATCCGGGGCTTGGCCTGATTCTGTTGCCGATCATGATCTACCACCCGATGCAGTTGATCGTGTGCTCGATCATCGCCGAGAGCTACGCCAGTCGCCATCGCCAGCAGCTTTCGGCCGCCGCGCTGGAAGAAGCTCAAGCCGCGTGA
- a CDS encoding multidrug effflux MFS transporter: MNLRTILILGSLSAFGPLAIDFYLPGFPAMASYFGTDEKHVQLTLAAYFLGLSLGQLAYGPVADRFGRRIPLLVGVTLFMLASVACAFAPSLEWLIAARFVQALGGCAGMVLSRAIVSDKCNAVESAKVFSQLMLVMGLAPILAPMLGGVLVSTFGWQSIFVSLSLFSGACLVAVALGLPESMPATTPRQPLSGALGQYLNLFKDSVFIGHALTGGIAMAGMFAYVAGSPFVFIKLYGVPAEHYGWLFGMNAAGFILAAQINARILRKTGPAFLLSRMVWVYLAAGLVLLAISLLRTEALWPLLVPLFICVASLGCIIPNASACAMNGQWARAGSASALLGCLQFSVAAVAASLVGLLHDGTATPMALVISLCGVLTVGLSVLTRRAQARRDASLQTA, encoded by the coding sequence ATGAATCTACGAACGATCCTTATCCTTGGCTCATTGAGCGCCTTCGGCCCTCTGGCCATCGACTTCTATCTTCCTGGCTTTCCAGCCATGGCCTCGTATTTCGGGACCGATGAAAAACACGTACAACTGACCCTGGCCGCCTATTTTTTGGGGCTTTCCCTGGGGCAATTGGCTTATGGTCCTGTGGCTGACCGATTCGGTCGGCGCATTCCGCTGCTGGTCGGTGTGACCCTGTTCATGCTCGCCTCGGTCGCCTGTGCCTTTGCGCCGAGTCTTGAATGGCTGATTGCCGCGCGCTTCGTACAGGCGCTGGGTGGCTGTGCCGGGATGGTCTTGTCACGCGCCATCGTCAGCGACAAGTGCAATGCCGTCGAGTCGGCCAAGGTCTTCTCGCAACTGATGCTGGTCATGGGGCTGGCACCGATTCTGGCTCCTATGCTGGGCGGTGTGCTGGTCAGCACTTTTGGCTGGCAATCGATCTTCGTCAGCCTCTCCCTGTTCAGCGGCGCCTGCCTGGTGGCGGTTGCACTGGGGTTGCCGGAAAGCATGCCGGCCACCACACCGCGCCAGCCATTGAGCGGCGCGCTGGGGCAGTACCTCAATCTGTTCAAGGACAGTGTGTTCATCGGTCATGCGCTGACCGGTGGCATCGCCATGGCCGGGATGTTCGCCTACGTCGCAGGCTCGCCGTTCGTGTTCATCAAATTGTATGGCGTGCCGGCCGAGCACTACGGCTGGTTGTTCGGGATGAATGCGGCGGGCTTCATTCTGGCGGCGCAGATCAACGCGCGTATTCTGCGCAAGACCGGTCCGGCGTTTTTGCTGTCGCGCATGGTCTGGGTCTATCTCGCTGCGGGGCTGGTGTTGCTGGCGATCAGCTTGCTGCGCACCGAGGCGCTTTGGCCGCTGCTGGTGCCGCTGTTCATCTGTGTGGCAAGCCTGGGCTGCATCATCCCCAATGCGTCGGCCTGCGCCATGAATGGCCAGTGGGCACGCGCGGGCAGTGCCTCGGCGTTGCTGGGTTGTCTGCAGTTCAGCGTCGCCGCCGTCGCCGCCAGTCTGGTGGGCTTGCTGCACGACGGCACGGCTACACCGATGGCGTTGGTCATCAGCCTGTGCGGCGTGCTGACCGTGGGCCTCTCGGTGCTGACGCGACGTGCGCAGGCCCGGCGCGACGCATCGCTTCAGACCGCCTGA
- the cueR gene encoding Cu(I)-responsive transcriptional regulator, with the protein MNIGQAAKTSGLSAKMIRYYESIGLLQAAHRSDSGYRLYSADDLHTLAFIKRSRDLGFSLEEVGKLLTLWQDRQRASADVKALARQHIAELNRKIDELASLRDTLQELVEHCQGDDRPDCPILKDLASGGCC; encoded by the coding sequence ATGAATATCGGTCAGGCGGCGAAAACCAGCGGCTTGAGCGCGAAAATGATCCGCTATTACGAGTCCATCGGCCTGTTGCAGGCAGCGCATCGCAGCGACAGCGGCTATCGCCTGTACAGCGCGGACGATCTGCACACGCTGGCGTTCATCAAGCGCTCAAGGGATCTGGGGTTTTCTCTGGAAGAGGTCGGCAAACTGCTGACCCTCTGGCAGGACCGCCAGCGGGCCAGCGCCGACGTCAAGGCATTGGCCCGTCAGCATATCGCCGAGCTGAACCGCAAAATCGACGAACTGGCGAGCCTGCGCGACACGCTTCAGGAACTGGTGGAACACTGCCAAGGCGACGACCGCCCCGACTGCCCGATCCTCAAGGACCTGGCATCAGGCGGGTGTTGCTAG
- a CDS encoding AraC family transcriptional regulator, with protein MPSNGQINQRQPAGERQIPALSGLPRPLYARAESLSAGSWTPPHRHDWVQFSYAISGVLGVHTAEGSFFAPPQWGVWVPAGLEHEVVTSMRAEMRSLYIRTADSGWAPQRCRVLEVTPLARELIKSFCLLPVDYPEQDSHEARLVQVLLDQLAQLPEVGFSLPLPRHPRLLGLCNELIEEPGRLITLHDWAARLGTSEKTLMRMFQRETGLSFRGWRQRARLLSSLSALEEGASVTHTALACGYDSTSAFIAAFKGLFGHTPGDLFK; from the coding sequence ATGCCGAGTAACGGACAGATCAATCAGCGGCAGCCCGCGGGCGAACGGCAGATACCGGCCTTGTCCGGCCTGCCGCGCCCGCTGTATGCCCGTGCCGAAAGCCTCAGCGCCGGTTCGTGGACGCCGCCCCATCGCCATGATTGGGTGCAGTTTTCCTATGCGATCAGCGGGGTTCTGGGGGTGCATACCGCCGAGGGCAGTTTCTTTGCGCCGCCGCAGTGGGGCGTCTGGGTGCCTGCCGGGCTTGAGCATGAGGTGGTGACCTCCATGCGCGCCGAAATGCGCAGCCTGTACATTCGCACGGCTGATTCGGGGTGGGCACCGCAGCGCTGCCGGGTACTGGAAGTCACGCCGCTGGCCCGCGAGCTGATCAAGAGCTTCTGCCTGTTGCCCGTGGATTATCCTGAGCAGGACAGTCATGAGGCACGACTGGTGCAGGTCCTGCTGGATCAACTGGCGCAATTGCCCGAAGTCGGCTTCTCACTGCCGTTGCCACGTCATCCGCGTTTGTTGGGGCTGTGCAACGAGTTGATCGAGGAGCCGGGGCGGTTGATCACCCTGCATGACTGGGCTGCCCGTCTGGGGACCTCCGAGAAAACCCTGATGCGGATGTTTCAGCGCGAAACCGGATTGAGCTTTCGCGGCTGGCGGCAGCGGGCACGGCTGCTGTCTTCGCTGTCTGCACTGGAAGAGGGCGCCAGTGTGACGCATACCGCGCTGGCCTGCGGTTATGACTCGACGTCAGCGTTCATCGCCGCGTTCAAGGGTTTGTTCGGCCATACCCCCGGTGACTTGTTCAAGTAA
- a CDS encoding DUF726 domain-containing protein, translated as MENHFKFLTLPKTSGEVANVFIHGYSSGHDLDDRRLLANSIPGALRQSVNILAFWPSSHFTQMDNRSRGLLMAAARVHPLAGAAALAGDRVVHFARIRNRARDMGKVLLAQLDRYLFEHHPDVKQVNLIGHSLGGRLLVSALKELQQPPEHGLVVGDVLLMAAAVRIDAAEAELLKQRISGRLINAYSTEDHVLLLNLGERSLGRTPVEHFENVRMQGYRHHHYWQRLQEVLIATRFSGCEGLETGITVLPTMTRDPVLQDVWLHSVLARSPDYVLEAAIKHLRSSRWTRLKATEADRTYAFVREFQLVAGHFLINAARRRGVPYTRVLGMLARQYGLGEALHQCATVVEVEELLLRTFFRHAFNSAHPLVQMPRASVRAMSWDIYAAHVDALAERLTVAAFFKTAQPDEAPGAVKGLLGAIRQAPVQRLLTHFGTALRPGYSALIPTVAIVFYARVTLDDDALM; from the coding sequence GTGGAAAATCATTTCAAGTTTCTGACCCTGCCCAAGACCTCGGGAGAGGTCGCCAACGTCTTCATTCACGGCTATTCGTCAGGGCATGATCTGGATGACCGACGCCTGTTGGCCAACAGCATCCCCGGCGCTTTGCGCCAGAGTGTGAACATTCTGGCGTTCTGGCCATCCAGCCATTTCACCCAGATGGACAACCGTTCCCGTGGCTTGCTGATGGCTGCTGCCCGTGTGCACCCGCTCGCGGGCGCGGCGGCGCTGGCGGGGGACCGGGTCGTTCACTTTGCGCGTATCCGCAACCGTGCCCGCGACATGGGCAAGGTGCTGTTGGCGCAGCTGGATCGCTACCTGTTCGAGCATCATCCCGACGTCAAGCAAGTCAACCTGATCGGCCATTCACTGGGCGGCCGGCTGCTGGTCAGCGCGCTCAAGGAGCTGCAGCAGCCACCTGAACACGGGCTGGTGGTGGGCGATGTATTGCTGATGGCCGCTGCCGTACGTATCGATGCCGCCGAGGCCGAACTGCTCAAGCAGAGAATCAGCGGACGGCTGATCAATGCGTATTCCACAGAAGATCATGTGCTCTTGCTGAATCTGGGCGAGAGGAGCCTGGGGCGCACGCCGGTCGAGCACTTTGAGAATGTGCGCATGCAGGGTTATCGCCATCACCATTACTGGCAGCGCTTGCAGGAAGTATTGATCGCCACCCGCTTCAGTGGCTGTGAAGGGCTGGAAACTGGCATTACGGTGCTACCGACAATGACCCGCGACCCGGTCCTGCAGGACGTCTGGCTGCACAGCGTTCTGGCCCGTTCGCCGGACTACGTGCTGGAGGCGGCCATCAAGCATTTGCGCAGCAGCCGCTGGACGCGCCTCAAGGCCACTGAAGCGGACCGCACCTACGCCTTCGTGCGCGAATTCCAGCTGGTCGCCGGGCACTTTCTGATCAATGCCGCCCGGCGTCGCGGCGTGCCCTACACGCGAGTGCTGGGCATGCTGGCGAGGCAATACGGCCTGGGAGAAGCGCTGCACCAGTGCGCGACGGTGGTTGAAGTGGAGGAGCTGCTGCTCAGAACGTTCTTTCGCCATGCGTTCAACAGCGCGCACCCGCTGGTGCAGATGCCGCGTGCCAGTGTCCGCGCGATGAGCTGGGATATCTATGCCGCGCATGTCGATGCCCTGGCCGAGCGCCTGACCGTGGCGGCATTTTTCAAGACCGCCCAGCCCGACGAGGCGCCCGGCGCGGTCAAGGGCTTGCTGGGTGCAATTCGCCAGGCCCCGGTGCAACGCTTGCTGACGCACTTCGGCACTGCGCTGCGGCCGGGTTATTCCGCACTGATCCCAACGGTGGCGATCGTCTTCTACGCGCGCGTCACGCTGGATGATGACGCGTTGATGTAA
- a CDS encoding heavy-metal-associated domain-containing protein: protein MQLFNVQGMTCGHCVRAVTEAIKHEDPSAEVQVELASKQVKVQSSLSPERIVSLISEEGYQAQPA from the coding sequence ATGCAGTTATTCAACGTTCAAGGCATGACCTGCGGGCATTGTGTTCGTGCGGTGACCGAGGCAATCAAACATGAAGATCCGAGCGCCGAAGTTCAGGTCGAACTGGCCAGCAAGCAGGTCAAGGTGCAAAGCAGCCTGTCGCCCGAGCGTATTGTCAGTTTGATCAGCGAAGAGGGCTATCAGGCGCAGCCGGCATGA
- a CDS encoding PA4780 family RIO1-like protein kinase, whose amino-acid sequence MKTPKRIEPLIEDGLVDEVLRPLMSGKEAAVYVVRCGNELRCAKVYKEANKRSFRQAAEYQEGRKVRNSRQARAMAKGSKFGRKETEDAWQNAEVAALFRLAGAGVRVPKPYDFLEGVLLMELVADEYGDAAPRLNDVVLEPDQAREYHAFLIEQIVLMLCAGLVHGDLSEFNVLLAPSGPVIIDLPQAVDAAGNNHAFSMLERDVGNMALYFGRFAPELRKTRYAKEMWSYYEAGTLSPATVLTGEFDEPEDEADVGGVLREIEAARLDEARRQAARAADDAPPSKSTEEPPPPWMQ is encoded by the coding sequence ATGAAAACTCCTAAACGCATTGAACCCCTGATCGAAGACGGTCTGGTCGACGAGGTGCTGCGCCCGCTCATGAGTGGTAAAGAGGCAGCTGTTTATGTGGTGCGTTGCGGCAATGAGCTGCGGTGTGCCAAGGTTTACAAGGAGGCTAACAAACGCAGTTTCCGTCAGGCGGCCGAGTATCAGGAAGGTCGCAAGGTACGCAACAGCCGTCAGGCCCGCGCCATGGCCAAGGGCTCGAAGTTCGGGCGCAAGGAAACCGAAGACGCTTGGCAGAATGCCGAAGTGGCTGCGCTGTTTCGTCTGGCTGGCGCAGGTGTCCGGGTGCCCAAGCCGTACGACTTCCTGGAAGGCGTGCTGCTCATGGAGCTGGTGGCTGACGAGTATGGCGATGCAGCGCCGCGTCTGAACGACGTTGTGCTGGAGCCGGATCAGGCGCGCGAGTACCACGCGTTCCTGATCGAGCAGATCGTGCTGATGCTGTGTGCCGGTCTGGTGCACGGTGACCTGTCCGAGTTCAACGTGCTGCTGGCGCCGTCCGGTCCGGTCATCATCGACTTGCCGCAAGCGGTCGATGCCGCGGGCAACAACCACGCGTTCAGCATGCTGGAGCGCGACGTCGGCAACATGGCGCTGTACTTCGGCCGCTTCGCGCCGGAGCTCAGAAAAACCAGGTACGCCAAGGAAATGTGGTCGTACTACGAGGCAGGCACCTTGTCGCCTGCCACGGTGCTGACCGGCGAATTCGATGAGCCGGAGGACGAAGCCGATGTGGGCGGCGTACTGCGCGAAATCGAAGCCGCCCGCCTCGACGAAGCCCGCCGCCAGGCAGCTCGCGCGGCAGACGACGCGCCACCGAGCAAATCCACCGAAGAACCACCACCGCCGTGGATGCAGTAA
- a CDS encoding zinc-binding alcohol dehydrogenase family protein: protein MKAIAYYQSLPISDVKSLQDIELPEPTAGDRDLLVEVKAISVNPVDTKIRQNVQPEDGAGKVLGWDVAGVVKAVGSQVTLFKPGDKVFYAGSLTRPGANSELHVVDERIVGHMPKSLSFAHAAALPLTAITAWELLFERLQIPQQKGEGAHSLLIVGAAGGVGSILTQLARKLTSLKVIGTASRPETESWVNELGAHHVLNHSKPLSEELKRVGLKHVTHVASLTQTEQHLDQLVEALKPQGKLALIDDPKSLDVSKLKRKSLSLHWEFMYTRSMFETEDMIEQHNLLNRVAELIDAGTLKTTFGEHFGTINAENLRRAHALLESGKAKGKIVLEGF, encoded by the coding sequence ATGAAAGCCATTGCGTACTACCAGTCCCTGCCCATCAGCGACGTAAAATCATTGCAGGATATCGAACTGCCCGAGCCGACTGCTGGCGATCGCGATCTTTTGGTCGAGGTCAAGGCCATCTCCGTCAACCCGGTGGACACCAAGATCCGCCAAAACGTCCAGCCTGAGGACGGTGCAGGCAAGGTGCTCGGCTGGGACGTGGCGGGTGTGGTGAAGGCCGTCGGCAGCCAGGTCACGCTATTCAAGCCGGGCGACAAGGTGTTCTACGCAGGTTCCCTCACCCGGCCGGGTGCCAACAGCGAGCTGCACGTGGTGGATGAACGCATCGTTGGCCACATGCCCAAGAGCCTGAGCTTCGCCCATGCGGCGGCGCTGCCGCTGACAGCCATCACCGCCTGGGAACTGCTGTTCGAGCGACTGCAGATCCCGCAGCAAAAAGGTGAAGGCGCACACAGCCTGCTGATCGTCGGCGCCGCCGGTGGCGTGGGTTCGATACTGACCCAGCTGGCGCGCAAACTGACATCGCTGAAAGTCATCGGCACCGCCTCGCGGCCCGAAACCGAAAGCTGGGTCAATGAACTGGGTGCGCACCACGTGCTGAATCACAGCAAGCCGCTGAGCGAAGAGCTCAAACGCGTCGGCCTCAAACACGTGACTCATGTGGCGAGCCTGACCCAGACCGAACAGCATCTGGATCAGCTCGTCGAGGCGCTCAAGCCACAAGGCAAGCTGGCGCTGATCGACGATCCCAAGTCGCTGGACGTGTCGAAACTCAAGCGCAAGAGCCTGTCGCTGCATTGGGAGTTCATGTACACGCGGTCGATGTTCGAAACCGAGGACATGATCGAGCAGCACAATCTGCTCAACCGGGTTGCCGAGCTGATCGACGCCGGAACATTGAAAACCACCTTCGGTGAGCACTTTGGCACCATCAATGCCGAAAACCTGCGCCGCGCTCATGCCTTGCTGGAAAGCGGCAAGGCCAAGGGCAAGATCGTACTGGAAGGCTTCTGA